Proteins encoded in a region of the Augochlora pura isolate Apur16 chromosome 4, APUR_v2.2.1, whole genome shotgun sequence genome:
- the LOC144468636 gene encoding uncharacterized protein LOC144468636 yields the protein MLNMVSIKAHSTEKIKPSTFENRQCLTCPKSKTNIHRRDYDIAKPVRIFELLKEDKDEQKVEKSSTYKKILPERVGICTDSKPKSRVRKNLNFNITSNYPPNNKTNSVHILDKSDLISSHCTTKQVLEPKVGRTLLAPNSIKNIHLQKHKKETDKKSKLDALKENVSPEKKSGIPIYHDKSKQNIFNHNYSITKGRAKITSNNITTKKPLQASQFINSQQNNRFQTSSANETYLKHQGTEPLEEKDVYIERLHDNLQNTKMMVPENGLNAKDTLSETISINVNEVIHLKRELENLTTATEENLNKLKSTLSRVTRLLIPQESVQQSSISNSRGEHVKLSSDKEVQVDICCKLLRSAQKNSNIHSSGISEMHRIEKENLTIRCKNLSGDNSDDSFLNLEDELGIEQSEPIKNLSICPMQNTPVIKKCMHKRSLREYISLKSTMSFLQTPDGKALYQRNNKDRSDVLSRTLISNKVLTDFQSLYSDSPDST from the exons ATGTTGAACATGGTATCCATTAAAGCACATTCCACG GAAAAAATCAAACCCTCAACATTTGAGAACCGTCAATGTCTAACGTGTCCGAAATCGAAAACTAATATACATAGAAGAG ATTATGATATAGCTAAACCAGTTAGAATATTTGAATTGCTTAAAGAAGATAAAGATGAACAGAAAGTTGAAAAGAGCAGTA CATATAAGAAGATATTGCCTGAAAGAGTAGGTATATGTACAGACAGTAAGCCTAAGAGTCGTGTACGtaaaaatcttaattttaatatcacttCTAACTATCCTCCAAATAATAAAACCAATAGTGTACACATATTGGACAAGTCGGATTTAATAAGCAGTCATTGTACTACCAAACAAGTTTTGGAGCCAAAGGTTGGAAGAACTTTACTGGCAccaaatagtattaaaaatatacatttacaaaAACATAAAAAGGAAACAGATAAAAAGTCAAAACTTGATGCATTGAAGGAAAATGTATCCCCTGAAAAAAAAAGTGGAATTCCCATTTATCATGATAAAAGtaaacaaaacatttttaaccaCAATTATAGCATTACAAAAGGTCGAGCTAAAATAAcatctaataatattacaactAAAAAACCTCTTCAAGCTtctcaatttataaattcccAACAAAATAACAGGTTTCAAACATCTTCTGCAAATGAGACTTATTTAAAACATCAAGGAACTGAAccattagaagaaaaagacgTATATATAGAGAGATTACATgataatttgcaaaatacgAAAATGATGGTTCCTGAAAATGGTCTCAATGCGAAAGACACATTGTCTGAAACAATATCTATCAATGTTAATGAAGTTATACATTTGAAACGTGAACTGGAAAATTTGACAACTGCAACAGAAGAAAACTTAAATAAACTGAAATCGACATTGTCGCGTGTAACGAGATTACTTATACCACAAGAGTCAGTTCAACAATCTAGTATTTCCAATAGCAGAGGGGAACATGTTAAATTATCGTCCGATAAAGAAGTTCAAGTAGATATTTGTTGTAAATTATTGCGATCAGCACAGAAGAATTCGAATATACATAGTTCTGGGATTTCAGAAATGCATagaatcgaaaaagaaaacctTACTATcagatgtaaaaatttatctggGGATAATTCGGACGatagttttttaaatctagAAGATGAGTTGGGTATTGAACAATCTGAACCTATTAAGAATCTCTCTATTTGTCCCATGCAAAATACTCCTGTAATTAAAAAGTGTATGCATAAACGTTCTCTACGAGAATATATAAGTTTGAAGTCGACTATGAGTTTTCTGCAAACTCCGGACGGCAAAGCTTTATATCAGAGAAACAATAAAGACAGATCTGATGTTTTAAGCAgaacattaatttcaaataaagtgCTGACAGACTTTCAAAGTTTATATTCCGATTCACCGGATTCTACTTaa